Proteins encoded by one window of Caldalkalibacillus thermarum:
- a CDS encoding zinc metallopeptidase has translation MIFHPLDFLIFAAFGVAMWAQTQVQGKFQHYARIQASAGLTGAQVARYILDREGLQHVAVEQSPYGPLSDHYDPTVRKVRLSEPVYHGRSIAALAVAAHEVGHAIQHRARYPMLVLRHRLFPIANLGSRVAPFLLLAGFLLYITELIGLGIIFFSGAVLFQVVTLPVEFNASARAENKLLEMGLIRQEEVRGVKKVLRAAALTYVASTLIAVLQLLKFILIFRGRR, from the coding sequence GTGATCTTTCACCCCTTGGATTTTTTAATCTTTGCGGCCTTTGGAGTGGCAATGTGGGCCCAAACACAGGTACAGGGCAAGTTTCAACACTACGCCAGAATACAAGCGTCTGCCGGATTAACAGGGGCGCAAGTCGCCCGCTACATTTTGGACAGGGAAGGACTCCAGCATGTAGCCGTGGAGCAATCCCCGTACGGCCCGCTTTCAGATCATTACGATCCCACTGTGCGCAAAGTGCGGTTGTCTGAACCTGTTTATCATGGCCGTTCCATTGCTGCGTTAGCCGTTGCAGCCCATGAAGTGGGACATGCGATTCAACACCGGGCCCGTTATCCCATGCTGGTCTTACGGCACCGGTTATTCCCCATAGCCAACCTGGGATCCAGAGTGGCTCCGTTTTTGCTTCTCGCCGGATTTTTACTGTACATCACTGAGTTAATTGGGCTAGGCATTATTTTCTTTTCTGGGGCAGTCCTCTTTCAAGTGGTGACATTACCTGTTGAGTTTAATGCCAGTGCCAGGGCAGAGAACAAACTGCTGGAAATGGGCCTGATTCGTCAGGAAGAAGTGCGGGGGGTCAAAAAGGTATTGCGCGCTGCAGCCTTAACTTATGTGGCCAGTACCCTCATCGCGGTTTTACAGCTGCTTAAATTTATTTTGATCTTCCGCGGCAGGCGGTAA
- a CDS encoding MFS transporter, producing MENTQIPIWKQVNFVKLWLSQTFNALAHILLQVVVMVQVYKMTNSIVGSASVLAIMSLSLFISGLIASKIIDRYSMKNIIHFAGWARAFLSALIGYFLTIETYVGLIGLFGAIIINSFINAWYNPARFALLPLIVSNDQYVKANGTLVMIQQMLMAAGWALGGILIAFIWFPYIILIICLAYISSGITVYFIKLDEKENKDQSQENKVPAWIEVWRIPVVRSITIMETIEGFSNAIWTSALLLAFATVILDAGEEWWGFLNASYFLGAIIGSFIVTFNARTFSNSIGLMIGLSGLSMGVFTILFSINSLPIIAVLLCVLMGPIYQARSIFQVTVLQDAIPAQRRAGIMAARNAFLTPWQSINVLIVGYLADLIGVQNIYLLCGVLYLVAGLIAFQQKSLRSYKFNQQQASSSM from the coding sequence ATGGAAAACACGCAAATACCAATATGGAAACAAGTAAACTTCGTAAAATTGTGGTTATCACAAACATTTAATGCATTAGCACATATTTTATTACAAGTCGTTGTAATGGTACAAGTTTATAAAATGACTAATTCAATTGTGGGATCTGCTTCTGTTCTTGCAATAATGTCACTATCACTATTTATAAGCGGATTAATTGCGTCTAAAATTATTGACCGCTATTCAATGAAAAACATAATTCATTTTGCTGGATGGGCGAGAGCGTTTTTATCAGCTTTAATAGGATATTTCTTAACTATTGAAACATATGTCGGATTGATAGGATTATTTGGGGCGATTATTATTAATTCTTTTATAAATGCCTGGTATAATCCAGCTAGATTCGCCCTCCTACCTTTAATTGTTTCAAACGATCAATATGTAAAAGCCAATGGAACGTTAGTTATGATTCAACAAATGTTAATGGCAGCGGGGTGGGCACTAGGTGGTATATTAATTGCTTTTATATGGTTCCCCTACATCATTTTAATAATTTGCCTTGCATATATTTCGTCGGGGATTACCGTCTACTTTATAAAGCTTGATGAAAAAGAAAACAAAGACCAATCCCAGGAAAATAAGGTACCTGCATGGATAGAGGTATGGAGAATACCGGTTGTTAGAAGTATCACTATAATGGAAACCATAGAAGGCTTTTCAAATGCTATTTGGACTTCGGCATTACTATTAGCGTTTGCAACTGTTATTCTAGATGCCGGAGAAGAGTGGTGGGGTTTTCTCAATGCTAGCTACTTTTTAGGTGCTATAATAGGCAGTTTCATTGTAACATTTAATGCGCGAACGTTCTCAAATAGTATTGGATTAATGATTGGTTTATCTGGTTTATCAATGGGGGTATTTACCATTCTTTTCTCCATAAATTCATTACCTATAATTGCTGTACTTTTATGTGTTCTTATGGGGCCAATATACCAAGCAAGATCAATTTTCCAAGTTACAGTATTGCAGGATGCTATTCCTGCTCAACGTAGAGCCGGAATTATGGCCGCACGTAACGCTTTCTTAACACCATGGCAAAGCATTAACGTACTTATCGTTGGTTATTTAGCAGATTTAATCGGTGTTCAAAATATCTACTTACTTTGCGGAGTGTTATACCTAGTTGCAGGACTAATAGCGTTCCAACAAAAATCATTACGTTCATACAAGTTTAACCAACAACAAGCTTCATCATCAATGTAA
- the dacB gene encoding D-alanyl-D-alanine carboxypeptidase/D-alanyl-D-alanine endopeptidase yields the protein MFMVVRIAKHFILRATSNRHSSPTFASLRSGRLLSEVSETNYVTIINNTETVEQGGPRSISIQRQHGHNHIVVEGTIPHNGLQYRTWVNVWEPTGYALDLLRQSLQQTGIRILGDDQVYAATPEDATPLITRKSMPLSELFIPFMKLSNNGHAEILVKEMGKVIHDEGSWSKGLEVVSNYIASIGLKNEAIRLRDGSGMSHLNMIAAKDLTHLLYMVQEEPWFDVFLGSLPVAGISERMVGGTLRNRMRDTAAAGNVRAKTGSLTAKTSLCGYVTTADGHPLTFAILLNNYMGSSPKDLEDEIAIRLAEFSFEQ from the coding sequence ATGTTCATGGTCGTTAGGATAGCGAAACATTTCATTTTGAGGGCTACATCAAACCGACATTCATCTCCCACTTTCGCTTCGCTTAGAAGTGGGAGACTTCTGTCGGAGGTAAGTGAAACAAATTACGTCACCATCATAAACAATACTGAAACGGTAGAACAAGGCGGACCCAGGAGCATTTCAATCCAGCGGCAACACGGACATAATCACATCGTAGTCGAGGGAACCATACCGCACAACGGTCTGCAGTACAGAACCTGGGTGAACGTTTGGGAGCCGACTGGATATGCTTTGGATTTACTCAGACAGTCTCTTCAACAAACTGGAATTCGCATACTTGGAGATGATCAAGTTTATGCAGCCACTCCAGAAGATGCAACTCCTTTAATCACCAGGAAATCTATGCCTCTATCTGAGCTTTTTATTCCTTTTATGAAGTTAAGCAATAACGGACATGCCGAAATTTTGGTCAAAGAGATGGGTAAAGTGATCCATGATGAGGGAAGCTGGTCAAAAGGATTAGAGGTCGTATCTAATTATATTGCCTCAATTGGACTTAAAAATGAAGCGATCCGGCTCAGAGATGGTTCTGGAATGTCTCATTTGAACATGATTGCGGCCAAAGATTTAACTCATCTGCTCTATATGGTGCAAGAGGAGCCATGGTTCGATGTATTTCTTGGGTCGTTGCCAGTTGCTGGCATAAGTGAACGAATGGTTGGCGGAACCCTGCGCAATCGTATGCGGGATACAGCTGCTGCTGGCAATGTGAGGGCCAAAACAGGATCATTGACGGCCAAAACATCATTATGCGGCTATGTGACCACAGCTGATGGACATCCATTAACGTTTGCCATTTTATTGAATAACTATATGGGCAGTAGTCCAAAGGATCTTGAAGATGAAATTGCGATCAGGCTGGCGGAGTTTTCTTTTGAACAATGA
- a CDS encoding YihY/virulence factor BrkB family protein, translating to MIPMWSFIKTLFERFMRHEIPDLAAQLSFYFLLSLFPFLLFAITLLAYLPLSTDYVLFMIGQYLPMESTDLVEENIRRVLDVQRPELLSFSLLFALWSASHGSYAIMRALNRAYDVEEERSFIRARVVAVLLILGMFVVFLVALILPVFGRALGLALFHVVGLSDEFLRMWHVIRWWISLFVIVLVFMYLYILAPNTTLRLREVWIGAVVAAMGWHLISLGFSYYVDNFANFTAMYGGIGGVVVFMLWLYLAGMMLLLGGEINSTLKLIRRSGS from the coding sequence ATGATCCCTATGTGGTCCTTTATCAAAACCCTGTTTGAGCGCTTTATGCGCCATGAGATTCCCGATCTGGCTGCCCAGCTCTCTTTTTATTTTTTATTGTCCCTGTTTCCGTTTTTGTTGTTTGCTATTACCTTGTTGGCTTACTTGCCCCTTTCAACAGACTATGTGCTGTTCATGATCGGTCAGTATCTTCCTATGGAGTCCACGGATCTGGTGGAAGAGAATATCCGGCGTGTCCTGGATGTGCAGCGACCCGAACTGCTCTCCTTCAGCTTGCTGTTTGCCTTATGGTCTGCCTCTCACGGCAGTTATGCCATTATGCGCGCCTTAAACAGGGCCTATGATGTGGAAGAGGAACGTTCGTTCATCAGGGCCAGAGTCGTGGCGGTTTTACTTATTTTAGGGATGTTTGTTGTTTTTCTTGTCGCTCTGATTCTCCCGGTCTTTGGCCGTGCGTTGGGGCTGGCTTTGTTCCATGTCGTGGGTTTGTCGGATGAATTTTTAAGGATGTGGCATGTGATCCGCTGGTGGATCAGCTTATTTGTCATCGTACTGGTTTTTATGTATTTGTATATACTCGCTCCCAACACAACCCTCCGTTTGCGTGAGGTGTGGATCGGAGCGGTGGTGGCTGCCATGGGCTGGCATCTGATTTCACTGGGTTTTTCCTACTATGTGGACAATTTTGCCAACTTTACAGCCATGTACGGCGGGATCGGCGGTGTTGTGGTCTTTATGTTATGGTTGTATCTGGCCGGGATGATGCTGCTCTTGGGTGGAGAAATTAATTCAACATTAAAGCTGATCAGAAGAAGCGGTTCATAA